In the Pogoniulus pusillus isolate bPogPus1 chromosome 40, bPogPus1.pri, whole genome shotgun sequence genome, acctcctcttctccaggctgaacacctccagctgctcctcggAGCTCCTCCGGGCTCCTTCTTTGCTCCCGCCCCGCTCCCGGCGCACCACTCCGCCTCTGGCTGTGCCACTTACGTTGATGGAGGGCCAGGACTGGGCATGCTCTGCCCGGGCATAGGCAGCAGCCGTCCGGTGAGCGGCGTCGGCGTCGGGGCTGGGGAAACCGGCACAGAAGGAAGCGCAGCGAATGGCTCCGGCCtcggggctgggggggctgggcagagcccacTCCTCTTCGTCCGACGATTGCTTCTCGAAGCGCAGGTGCTCCTCGAAGGGCTCCCGGCTGCTGAGGGGGGCCCCGGCCCCAGCTAAATACACCTCCCCGTAGGGTCGGTGCTTGGGCAGGGTGGAGGCTTCGGGCTGGAGCCAGAGGGAGCGGTTCTGCTGGTACAGCGCCACGTTGGTCACCTCCGAGTAGCTGCGGCGGCCCTGGAAGCCTGCTTTGATGTGGCGACTGGAGGGCTTGGCGtagcccagctccatcctctcGGCGGGCAACCGGTGCGGAGACGCCGAAGCCGGAGATGGGCAAGGTGGCGGCGGTGGCACCGGGGAGCGACGCTGCTGGGCGGGGGATTGGTTGGAGGAAGGTGGCACCGGGGAGCGGCGCTGCTGGGCAGGGGACTGGCAGGGGCCGGGGGCTGGGGAGCGGCGCTGCTGGGCCGGGGATTGGCTGGGGGGTCCTGGCGAGCGGCgctggagggctggagactGGCACTGGGGCGCGGGCGAACGCCCCGGCGGGGCGGGTGAGGGGCACTGCGGGCCCGGGGAGCGgcgctgctgggctggggaatggcactgggagagaggagagtggcactgggagagaggagagtggCACTGGGACAACGGAGAGTGGCACTGGGACAACGGAGAGTGGCGTTGGCCTGCAGAGCAAAACgggagggggggcgggggggaagcAGAGAAAAAGCCTCCTGTCAGTtgggcagcacagggaaggctCCTTGGCACCCATCTGCATCCTGGAGGGATGGGGGAGAATGCTCCCaggggatggatgggtgggtggtcCCATGGGATGGGTGGTTCCCAGCATGAGTGGTCCCAGGAGATGGATGGATTGTACCCAGGATGGGTGGCCCTAGAGGAAAGATGGTCCCATGGGATGGATTGTACCCAGGATGGGTGGTCCCAGAGGAATGATGGTCcctgggatggatggatggatggatggatggatggatggatggatggatggatggagggatggtCCCAGGGGATGGCTGGTCCCAGGGgatggatgatcctagaggaaTGATGGTCCCCAGGGTGGATGGTCACATGGGATAGGTGGTTCCCAGCACAGGTGGTCCCAGGAGATGGATGGTCCCCAGGATGGGTGGTCCTAGAGGAATGATGGACCCCAGGAGGGATGCTCTCTAGAATGGACACTCCTTAGGGTATGGATGTTCCATGGGATGGATGCTTCCAGGGGTGGATGCTTCCAAGGGTAGGTGCTCCCAGGGGTGGATGATTCCAAGGCAGGGTTGCACCTATGGTAGGGTTGCACCCAGGGGATGATTGCTCCCATGGGATGGATGATCCCTGGGGAATGGACATTCCACATGGAACGGATGCTCCTGAGCATGCATGGCCCTAGGGGATGGACACTTctagggctggctgcttccAGGGGTGGGTGCACCTCAggatggatgatccttgggatggatgcttccagggatgagcaCTCCCAAGGGATGAGCACTCCCAAGGTATGGATGCTGCCATGGGGATGGATGCTCTGGGGTTGGGATGCTCCCCAAGATGGAGCcatgcaggagcccagcaccAGTTGGAGGATGCtggcagccagcccaacctccccatTCTTTGCATCCCCAACCCCATCCAGCCACGGGGTGCagtcccacccccaccccgggGCCCCCTTACCCCCATTGAggctcttctcctgcagcagggcacggAGGATCTGactctgcagggagctgaggttcctcagcctgcacagctcctctgtcaGCTCCGTGTAGGCCAGCGCCAGGTTCACCCTGGGACAGGGACAAAGTGTCACCAAGGCTGGGCCAGCCTCgccctcctgcctggaggggacacacacacacacacacacacacacacacacacacactgcccctGCCGCGCAGCGCAGCCGAAGCTGACCCAGAGTCAAGTTCTGAACTCAACAAGGGGCAAGTTTGTGGTGGTTCAGTACTGCACCCACAGCCACCCCCGGCGCTGGGAGCAGTTGGGAAtcggggggggacacacacacatggtAGGTGACAGGagtgtgtcccccccctccccctccccagctctcggAGGCCCTGCCAAAGTCATCCATTCTGCCCCAACTTGGGTGTCGCTTTCCGGCAGAGCCTTCTCCGTGCTGATGTGAAGGGAGAAGCTGCCGGAGAGGGCCCCGCGGGGCTGGGGGCTCAACgcggagaggggaggaggagatcaGCCGAGCAGCTGCGACACCCGCGGGGCCCGGCAGACACTGCTCCTAACAGCAGCCGACAGGGCTGCCCCTGCCCGCCCGCCCGGCAGCTCCTGCGGTGGGGGAGAAGaggcagggaagggggaagagggagagaaaaaaagggaagaaaggaaaagggaaggagaaagaggaaaagaaaaagggaaggcagaaaagaaaagaagagaaaaaagaaaagagaaaagaagaaaataggggggaaaaaaagaagagaagagaagagaagagaagagaagagaagagaagagaagagaagagaagagaagagaagagaagagaagagaagagaagagaagagaaaagaaaagaaaagaaaagaaaagaaaagaaaagaaaagaaaagaaaagaaaagaaaagaaaagaaaagaaaagaaaagaaaagaaaagaaaagaaaagaaaagaaaagaaaagaagaagaaaaaagaaaaggagagaaaaggaaaggaaaggaaaggaaaggaaaggaaaggaaaggaaaggaaaggaaaggaaaggaaaggaaaggaaaggaaaggaaagagaaaagaaaagaaaagaaaagaaaagaaaagaaaagaaaagaaaagaaaagaaaagaaaagaaaagaaaagaaaagaaaagaaaagaaaagaaaagaaaagaaaagaaaagaaaagagaagaaaaaagaaaagaaaagaaaagaaaagaaaagaaaagaaaagaaaagaaaagaaaagaaaagaaaagaaaagaaaagaaaagaaaagaaaagaaaagaaaagaaaagaaaagaaaaggaagaaaaaagaggaaaaaaagaaaaataaaaaaggggaaaggaaaagaaaaatataaaaAGAAGGCAATAAGGAGAAGTAAAATGTGACAAAAAAGCAAagtggaaaaaagagagaaagaagaaagtaagaagggggaagggaaggaaagggaaggaaaggaggaaggaaaagaggaaggaaaaaagaggaaggggaaaggaaaagaggaaaattaaaaaccaaaaggaggaaggggaaagaaaaagtcgcaggaaaggggaagggaagaggccAGAGTGGGTCTGGGCTTTGCTCTAGGTAAGGTGGGAGGAAATCTGGGGAGGATCATCAAGGCCCCCCCTAGATGGCAgcgcctgggcagcagctgcagggatgccaG is a window encoding:
- the TBKBP1 gene encoding TANK-binding kinase 1-binding protein 1, which codes for MISNLLRPDLEYPLIGEFGEEHIFSLYGAKETSLLKSEKASLQQQLNQFQHELQKSKEREEQLEEMIQAYEKLCVEKADLESELGEMRALVETHLSRIRSLEQQLRQRDAGTFPGLGTPLPGQEVPFLTLHPNPSLTHVLERAGGWQSRGLEAAGRLEAELEAARQETQRAQHREEHLKAECERLQAELKHLQDTREQEQSERDMAWVKKVGDDQVNLALAYTELTEELCRLRNLSSLQSQILRALLQEKSLNGGQRHSPLSQCHSPLSQCHSPLSQCHSPLSQCHSPAQQRRSPGPQCPSPAPPGRSPAPQCQSPALQRRSPGPPSQSPAQQRRSPAPGPCQSPAQQRRSPVPPSSNQSPAQQRRSPVPPPPPCPSPASASPHRLPAERMELGYAKPSSRHIKAGFQGRRSYSEVTNVALYQQNRSLWLQPEASTLPKHRPYGEVYLAGAGAPLSSREPFEEHLRFEKQSSDEEEWALPSPPSPEAGAIRCASFCAGFPSPDADAAHRTAAAYARAEHAQSWPSINLLLETVDSEVRSCPLCQLAFPIGYPDDALVKHIDSHLENSKI